From one Malus sylvestris chromosome 1, drMalSylv7.2, whole genome shotgun sequence genomic stretch:
- the LOC126634137 gene encoding autophagy-related protein 13b: MASSHGNTNSEAAKVMEQIITEFYAKSLHIILESRTPYMSSRNFSGERTLSSPSSSSSSSSSVRPRDKWFNLALKECPAALENLDLFCSQGHFEPVVVDVIMVQRPLDCDLVKCSPKRDLTRNSSLKERYPYCWNYEQDEFGCDAKSEKIIERWVVQYENRKIRDTNSGSRRSSNNNLSTLYKKSMLLLRSLYVTVRLLPAYKVYRDLISSGQIWPFAITHRVSSFAENFTCREEAEMQRFGFTPVDTAGGRLCLSVLYCLSLSDVSSEPSTPMSSQLIPDYVGSPLTDPLKRFPSLPVTGTVAHAHPSSSPFSRRHSWSFDHYRASPPSVSFSPSPTYSEPHTLISNPGTRRFQPKTLPPHPPETSHVHKKDSTFDEYCPSPAVSPSQSSAAPSLPIFIPGSHPSKPLLQSESAPVSEPAAKLANFPAYSNKLNFPVRGTGSGSFKSCKTTGFSQPGTAVEKLFSFGKDEARQYSGVKSSSSSRSFPDDFDDTEFPCPFDVDDDDVTDPGSRPESFDKHVPLCEPHEFEGLFTIKKSQDAAVGALVQMLRKAPPLRQDHSNSVNLSQAGRPEIWSNCSQEPNRSSEGQASVQRAGSSSIVSSGLISSKTTADALRELQGYRDMKNSLIGKGSKPHI; this comes from the exons ATGGCATCTTCTCATGGCAATACAAACTCTGAAGCAGCAAAAGTAATGGAACAAATAATCACTGAATTCTATGCCAAAAGTCTCCACATAATCCTTGAATCCAGGACTCCATATATGTCCTCGCGTAATTTTAGTGGTGAACGAACCCTATCATCGCCGTCCTCATCCTCATCATCCTCATCGAGTGTGAGGCCGAGGGATAAGTGGTTTAATCTAGCTCTTAAGGAATGCCCTGCTGCACTGGAGAATCTTGATCTCTTCTGCAGCCAGGGCCATTTTGAACCTGTGGTGGTTGATGTGATTATGGTTCAGAGACCACTTGATTGTGACCTGGTGAAGTGTTCACCTAAAAGGGATCTTACTAGGAACTCGTCATTGAAAGAGCGTTATCCATACTGTTGGAATTATGAGCAGGACGAATTTGGGTGTGATGCAAAGAGTGAAAAGATTATTGAGAGATGGGTTGTGCAGTATGAGAATCGGAAGATCAGAGACACAAATTCAGGAAGCAGGAGGTCGAGCAATAATAATTTGTCTACATTGTATAAGAAATCAATGTTACTTTTGAGATCTTTGTATGTCACTGTTAGGCTATTACCTGCGTACAAAGTTTATCGCGACCTCATTTCATCTGGACAAATTTGGCCATTTGCTATCACTCACCGGGTATCCTCTTTTGCTGAGAACTTCACTTGTAGAGAAGAAGCAGAAATGCAGCGGTTCGGGTTCACCCCTGTGGATACAGCTGGTGGCAGGCTTTGTCTTTCTGTATTGTATTGTTTATCACTTTCAGATGTAAGCTCTGAACCATCAACTCCTATGTCTTCACAACTTATTCCGGACTATGTTGGCAGCCCATTGACAGACCCTCTTAAAAGGTTCCCATCACTTCCTGTTACAGGAACAGTAGCACATGCCCATCCATCATCGTCCCCATTCTCAAGGCGGCATAGTTGGAGTTTTGACCATTATAGAGCTTCACCACCTTCAGTTTCTTTCTCACCTTCACCTACATATTCAGAACCACATACTTTGATTTCTAATCCAGGTACTCGTCGTTTTCAACCAAAAACCTTGCCACCTCATCCGCCTGAAACATCTCATGTTCATAAAAAGGATTCAACCTTTGATGAGTATTGTCCTTCACCTGCCgtttctccctcacaatcctcagcTGCACCGTCATTGCCAATCTTTATTCCTGGGAGTCATCCTTCAAAGCCTCTTTTACAATCTGAGAGTGCACCAGTTAGCGAACCGGCGGCTAAACTTGCTAATTTCCCTGCATATTCCAACAAGCTAAATTTTCCTGTAAGAGGAACTGGATCTGGAAGTTTTAAGAGTTGTAAAACTACAGGTTTTAGTCAGCCTGGTACTGCGGTTGAGAAG TTGTTTTCTTTTGGGAAAGATGAAGCTAGACAATATTCTGGGGTGAAATCCAGCAGCTCCAGTAGGTCTTTTCCTGATGATTTTGATGATACTGAGTTTCCTTGCCCATTTGAtgtggatgatgatgatgtgacAGATCCAGGCAGCAG ACCTGAATCTTTTGACAAACATGTACCCCTATGTGAGCCACATGAGTTTGAAGGGTTGTTTACAATTAAAAAATCCCAAGATGCTGCTGTTGGGGCGCTTGTACAGATGTTAAGGAAAGCTCCACCTCTCCGGCAGGATCACTCGAATTCAGTAAATTTGTCACAGGCAGGCAGGCCTGAAATCTGGAGCAACTGTAGCCAAGAGCCTAATCGGTCTTCTGAGGGACAGGCATCAGTTCAGCGTGCTGGTTCGTCAAGCATCGTTTCATCTGGGCTCATATCATCAAAAACTACTGCCGATGCATTACGAGAGCTCCAGGGTTACAGGGACATGAAAAACTCGTTAATCGGGAAAGGCAGTAAGCCTCACATCTAG
- the LOC126629299 gene encoding serine/threonine-protein kinase AtPK1/AtPK6-like, translating to MSSPRSRLPSSIGSLNLLSDSWDFHIDRTSELLQLLNDVVGTSKFGGGVTGHLFFHLYRQGIFSEDQARFYTAEIVSTVAHLHKCGIVYRDLKPENVLVDSDGHVMLTDFGLAKEIDEASRSNSMCGTTEYMAPEILLSKGHNKDADWWSIGILLYEMLKGQPPFTHANRKKLKERIIKEKVKLPSYLTSEAHSLLKGLVQKDPSQRLEVGGQSSLFGDSFAYVDADAEESTLFNLCSKSGDLAVTDLHKLGDDPWVYLQDKNPSLRNAGEDGTGGDSNRMVSCYRKQMFVEREVESTAVWSQFHFCIKMFLCLSKSSF from the exons ATGAGCTCGCCCCGGTCCCGTCTCCCTTCGTCTATTGGATCCCTCAACCTCCTCTCTGATTCCTGGGATTTCCACATCGACCGTACATCGGAGCTACTGCAATTACTCAACGACGTCGTTGGAACAAGCAAGTTCGGCGGCGGCGTTACCG GGCATCTCTTCTTTCATCTATACCGGCAGGGAATCTTCAGCGAGGATCAGGCGAGGTTTTATACTGCTGAGATAGTGTCTACTGTTGCACATCTTCACAAGTGCGGGATTGTCTATCGTGACCTTAAACCTGAAAATGTTCTTGTGGATTCTGATGGGCATGTCATGCTAACTGATTTTGGGCTAGCAAAGGAAATTGACGAAGCCAGCAGATCGAATTCAATGTGTGGCACCACAGAGTACATGGCTCCAGAAATTTTGCTGTCGAAGGGCCATAACAAAGATGCGGATTGGTGGAGCATCGGTATACTTTTGTATGAGATGCTAAAAGGGCAGCCACCATTTACACACGCAAACAGAAAGAAACTTAAGGAGAGAATCATCAAGGAGAAAGTTAAACTCCCGTCGTATCTAACCAGCGAAGCTCACTCTCTGCTGAAAGGATTGGTACAAAAGGATCCGTCACAGAGGTTAG AAGTTGGAGGCCAGAGCAGTCTCTTCGGGGACTCATTCGCCTACGTGGACGCCGACGCTGAGGAGTCGACTCTGTTCAATTTGTGTTCAAAATCTGGCGATTTGGCAGTGACAGACTTGCACAAACTAGGAGATGATCCGTGGGTATATTTGCAAGACAAAAACCCAAGCTTGAGGAACGCCGGCGAAGACGGGACGGGTGGCGATAGCAATAGGATGGTTAGTTGTTACAGAAAGCAAATGTTTGTGGAGAGGGAAGTTGAGAGCACGGCCGTCTGGAGCCAGTTCCATTTCTGCATCAAGATGTTCCTGTGCCTATCAAAGAGCTCCTTCTAG